One stretch of Vespula vulgaris chromosome 20, iyVesVulg1.1, whole genome shotgun sequence DNA includes these proteins:
- the LOC127071036 gene encoding tyrosine-protein phosphatase corkscrew-like codes for MASRRWFHPNISGLEAERLLMERGYDSSFLARPSSSNPGDFTLSVRRNGEVTHIKIQNTGDFYDLYGGEKFATLSELVQFYMENGGQLRKKNGEIIELKYPLNCADPTTERWFHGHLSAKEAERLMMERGKNGSFLVRESQSKPGDFVLSVRTDDRVTHVMIRSQDNKYDVGGGDKFDSLSDLIEHYKRNPMVETSGSVVHLRQPFNATRINASGIESRVRQLHKENGCSNGLLCRNGATDTNEGSTGRGKGKAGFWEEFESLQQLECRHLFSRKEGLRLENRAKNRYKNILPFDHTRVRLKDVDPNVPGSDYINANYIRNEEGDGAVPGISGNDVGQFNKCYIATQGCLPNTIGDFWHMVYQENTRVIVMTTKEMERGKNKCARYWPEEGEIAEYGGTWKVHALSCTVTADYTLREFLLQGNKPNFMVARRIFHYHFQAWPDHGVPSDPGCVLNFLHDVNARQELIAAAVASNTQNAPSMGPILVHCSAGIGRTGTFIVIDMILDQIKRHGLDCEIDIQRTIQRVRSQRSGMVQTEAQYKFVYLAVLHYIETVSQRMQAEQKSLQLGREYTNIRLRRY; via the exons ATGGCATCCCGCAG aTGGTTTCACCCTAACATATCAGGATTAGAGGCAGAGCGTTTATTAATGGAACGAGGTTATGATAGTTCCTTTCTGGCACGTCCAAGTTCATCCAATCCTGGTGATTTTACATTATCTGTAag ACGAAATGGTGAAGTGACtcatattaaaatacaaaatacagGAGACTTTTATGATCTTTATGGAGGTGAAAAATTTGCTACGTTATCAGAACTTGTACAATTTTACATGGAAAATGGTGGCCAgcttcgtaaaaaaaatggagagatAATAGAATTGAAATATCCTTTGAATTGTGCTGATCCAACAACTGAAAG GTGGTTCCATGGCCATTTATCAGCAAAGGAAGCAGAAAGATTGATGAtggaaaggggaaaaaatggATCTTTTCTAGTTCGTGAATCACAGAGCAAACCTGGTGACTTTGTATTATCAGTTCGTACTGATGACCGTGTTACACATGTTATGATACGATCTCag gataataaatatgatgTGGGAGGAGGGGATAAATTTGACAGTCTTAGTGATCTTATAGAACATTATAAACGTAATCCAATGGTTGAAACAAGTGGAAGTGTTGTTCATCTCAG ACAACCATTCAATGCAACTCGTATAAATGCTAGTGGAATTGAAAGCAGAGTTAGACAGTTACACAAAGAAAACGGGTGTTCTAACGGATTATTATGTCGAAATGGCGCGACGGATACTAATGAAGGCAGTACAGGTCGTGGTAAAGGAAAAGCAGGCTTTTGGGAAGAATTCGAATCGTTACAACAACTAGAATGTCGTCATTTGTTTTCCAGGAAAGAAGGTTTAAGATTAGAAAATCGAgctaaaaatcgatataaaaatattttaccat TTGATCACACGAGAGTACGCTTGAAGGATGTTGATCCTAATGTACCTGGATCAGATTATATCAATGCTAATTATATCAgg AATGAAGAAGGCGATGGAGCTGTACCTGGTATCAGTGGAAACGATGTTGGCCagtttaataaatgttatattgcTACACAAGGTTGTCTTCCAAATACCATTGGAGACTTTTGGCACATGGTGTATCAAGAAAACACTCGAGTAATCGTTATGACaacgaaagaaatggaaagaggaaaa AACAAATGTGCTCGATATTGGCCCGAAGAGGGAGAAATTGCAGAATATGGAGGCACATGGAAAGTTCATGCTCTTTCTTGTACTGTAACAGCAGATTATACTTTAcgtgaatttttattacaaggaAACAAGCCAAACTTCATGGTTGCCAGAAGAATATTCCATTACCATTTTcaa GCATGGCCTGATCATGGTGTACCATCAGATCCTGGTTGTGTTTTAAACTTTCTTCATGACGTAAATGCTAGACAAGAATTGATAGCTGCAGCTGTTGCATCGAATACTCAAAATGCACCAAGCATGGGGCCGATTCTTGTTCATTGTAGCGCTGGAATAGGAAGAACTGGAActtttattgttattgatatgATTTTGGATCAAATTAAACGCCATG GTCTCGATTGTGAAATTGATATTCAACGAACGATTCAAAGAGTACGTTCTCAGAGATCAGGTATGGTACAGACTGAAGcacaatataaatttgtttatctcGCGGTCTTACATTACATTGAGACTGTATCTCAGAGAATGCAAGCTGAACAG AAATCACTTCAGTTAGGTCGTGAATATACTAATATCCGATTACGACGGTATTGA